The window ATACAAAGAGTAAGTTTTGAAATTTTTCCCAAAATCAAGAAAAAATGAAAAATCTTTATTACTTATTAAAATTTTTGTTCCCCCTATACTATTTTTTCCATCAAGAACTTCAATTTTTATCATCTATTTAATATGCCTTCATTAATAACTTCAAAAAAGGTGTCAACTACTTTTTCATCGAAAAGAATACCTCTATTTGATCTAATATAGTCAAGGGTCTCCTCAATTGAGTGTGGTGGTCTATAGGGTTTGTGTGATATCATGGCATGAAAAACCTCACAAACAGCAATTATTTTTGCTTCAATCATAATTTCATTTCCTTTCAATTTTTTTGGATAGCCACTACCATCAATTCTTTCATGATGCTCAAGAATTATTTCAGCAATGGGTAATGGGAAATTTAAATCTTTTAAATATTCATATCCATAATATGTATGTTGTTTTACCCATTCATATTCAACTTCCCTTAATTTAAATGGTTTGTTTAAAATTTCCATAGAAATTGAAATTTTTCCTATATCATGAATTAATGCCGCAATGTATAACATATCTAATTTTTCTTCATCAAGGCCCATTCTTTTTCCAACTTCATATGCAAGTTTTGCAACTGTTTCTCCATGGTTTTTTGAACTTGGATCTCTTAATTCTACTATTTTAGTTATGCCTCTCGCAAGGTTTAATAGAGAATCTTTTAATCTTTTTTCATAATTTAAAGTTTTTAATCCAACAAGGATATCTCTAGTAACTTCTTTCAAGAAATCAATTTCTTCTTGATCAAAAAAATTATCTTTTTTTGAAAATAAAACTAATACTCCAACCTTTTCTTTTTCATCAGAAACTGGAAGAGAGATTGCTGATAAAGTTTCTTCATTATTTATCTTAATTTTTTTAATCTCTCCAGAATAAAATGGTTCAAAAAATTCACTTTCTTTTGATAATATTTGCTTCTCTTCTAATTTTTTATCTAAGTAATTTGAATAAATTTTAATCTCTCCATCTTCTAATACTCCAATACAGCTCCAGTTATATATTTTTGAGTTACTAATAAATCAAGAATTTCCTTAAAAAGATCACTTTTATTTTTTACTCTTAAAATAATTTGATTTATTCCTCTAATTATTGTTTGTAGAGAGATAAGATTTGAGATTTTTTCTTCGTTCTTTTCTTTTCCAGAAATAAGATCTTCTATTAATTTTGATAAATGTTCAATTTCCTCTTTAATTTTCTCTTTTATATCCATTTTTACAATTAATGGTGCCGAAGGAGGGAGTCGAACCCTCATGGGGTTTACCCCCAGTAGATTTTGAGTCTACCGCGTCTTCCAATTCCGCCACTTCGGCTTTATATTTATAATTATATTATGAAATTTTATGATTTTTCAAATTTCATTGAATCAATATCAAAAATTAAAAAGAGAAATGATATAGTTAAAAAGATAAAAGATATATTTTCTGAAATAAATTATGATGAAATTCCTATTTTTATAGAACTTTCCCTCGGGAGATTCGAAAACTTTTCAAAAAAAGATATAAATATTGGAGTTAGTACAGTTATTGAGGCAATAAAGACCATTTCTAATAAAACAACTTTAGAAAGTTTTTCAAATATTGAAGATTTTGGTAATTGGGTTGAAAAAGTTTTTTTAAAAATTGGAAAATTAAAACCTTCAGATTTTACTATTGAGGATATCTATA of the Caldisericia bacterium genome contains:
- a CDS encoding HD-GYP domain-containing protein, whose protein sequence is MKEVTRDILVGLKTLNYEKRLKDSLLNLARGITKIVELRDPSSKNHGETVAKLAYEVGKRMGLDEEKLDMLYIAALIHDIGKISISMEILNKPFKLREVEYEWVKQHTYYGYEYLKDLNFPLPIAEIILEHHERIDGSGYPKKLKGNEIMIEAKIIAVCEVFHAMISHKPYRPPHSIEETLDYIRSNRGILFDEKVVDTFFEVINEGILNR